The stretch of DNA TGAATGAAATTTGGCAGCAATTGAAATTCTGTGGACACTTGCGTGGCTCTTCACCTGTATTAATTCCACCCTGGTGATTTTCCATACATGTAGGAATTTCCAGATAGCAAGTTCAATTTGCTTTTCTATAAAAACACATCCCAGTTTGCCATTCACCTGGACAAATTTTTTGAATAGAAAGAATATTTTGCATCAATAAGCAGTATGAATCATCTTGTGACGATTTAAATTTGATATATTGGGaaagcacttcccacaataaATACAGGTGAAGGGCTTTTCTCCTGTATGCATCATCCGGTGGCTATTTAAATTAGATATTctggaaaagcacttcccacactgagtacatgtgtagggcttctcacctgtatgaattatcAGGTGGCTATTTAAGTTAGATATTctggaaaagcacttcccacactcAGAACatgtgtagggcttttcacctgtatgaattctctgatgtttATTTAAACCAGATTTGGAATTAAACCACTTCTCACACCATGTAcatttgtatggcttttcaTCTGTATGAGTTATCTGGTGGCTATACAAAtttgattttctggaaaagCACAGCCCACACTGATAACATTTGAAAGGTTTTTTGCCGGTATGAATTATCAGGTGGCTATTTAAATAAGATACAGTGGAAAAGCACTTCCCGCACTGAGTGCATTCAAAGGACTTTTCCCCTGTATGGATTCTCACATGTCTATTTAAACCAGATTTGGTATTAAAACACTTCTCACagtttgtacatttgtatggcttttcacctgtatggatTCTCTGGTGTGTATTTAAATGAGATATTGTAGAAAAGCACAttccacacacagtacatttgtatggcttttcgcctgtatgaattctctggtgtgtgtttaaatgagATATTGTAGAAAAGCACTTTTCACACAGAGTACACTTGAAGGGCTTTTCATCTGTATGCATTATCCTCTGGTGGCTATGCAAATAAGATTTTCTGGAAAAGCACTTTTCACACTgagtacatttgtagggcttctCAGTTGTATGGATTTTCAGATGTCTATTTAAACCAGATTTGACATTAAAACACTTCTCACagtgtgtacatttgtatggCTTCTCCGCTGTATgggtttgaccagtctggtcactGTGATCTCCTGCAGCTCCATTCATCATGAGATCACTCACTGAACTCTCACTGGATTCCCACTTCATTTCATCAGATCcaataataacacatttaatatcCTGCAAATCGCTGATGTGTTCTGCCTGAAGGTAtccttcatcatcatcctccactttgatttggtcaggatgcagatgggTTATATATCCCAGCTCTGTGCTGTCTAGGCTTTTTGTACTAAGATCCCCAGTGTGGGGGGAGCCCAGATCAGTTTCCGTTTTaatcagtgatgtgtgtgtatggtgtacgTCACTGACCCCGCTGTGTGCTGTCACacactctggctccagtgtgttgagtcCTGCTGCAGCACACGTCTCTGACTCTGCCATGTGGACCAGTCCACCgagttcctcttctttcagtctgatcctgtgctgttcagtgagctctggtagtgttgtctcagtgtcctgtctcagacacactcctgtctgcatcatactgctgctcCAACCCGTGTAGATGTTCAGCTCCTGGAGGGAAACAGGGGAAGGCTTTAGCCTCAATCAAACAGCTCCTACTGCGGCAGCTGACACAGTCTTGTGCAGGAGGGGtacaacagacaaacaaaaaactaattTCACATCTTGGCTCACTGTAACAGGTTATTTAACAAGGAAATACATACAATTAGAATTGATGAAACTATTAAATAGtttcaaaagtgcactgacagttcaactaatatatatatatatatatatatatatatatatatatatatatatatatatatatatatatatatatatatatgcgtttgtttttttgtttagtttttttacatcAGAAGCCGGAATCGGTATGAATTTGCCTGCACGTAATGCTACATCAAAATCAATGAGGTCATTATAGAAAATCTAACCACACTGGAGGCTCgcaatgtttttcaaaacagCCCCAGAATGGATATTGTGTTGGTGAAATGCTATTCAAATTGTAGCCAACCCCTATCTTGACATTAATGGGTGTTTTCTAATTATAAAAAGGTGACATGTGCCTTGTTCTTTTTCACTCTAGCAGCTGGGTCATTCCAGGTCAATTCAACAGTTTGAGCCACATGGTCACAGAGGTTAATGAGATTTAGCATGGTTTTGGACCACATGGTCACAGAGGTTAATGAGATTTAGCATGGTTTTGGACCACATGGTCACACAGTTTAATGAGATGTAGCATGCTGATCTAGCCTTACAGGAAATCTCAGGAACACTCTCAGATACACTTGTCTCAGATTGTTAACCTGGGAGATACGGGCGAACAAAGTTTGCACTAGTTAGCATGACACCATGACTTTGGGCGGACTCAAATTGCAGACAGGTGGACTAGTTAGCGTGTAAATCAAGCGCAGAGGTTAACGGTCATGCGATCAAGTGCATCCCAAACTCAAGTACAAAACTGCCAAGCACACGTGGAATTCACCGGAAGCTCTTTGAGTTCTTGCTGTACTAGTGAGGACCGAAAATATAAGTCTGCCTCAGAGCGCATTTCATTGCCAGTAGTCATGGTtttcaaagctgacagcaaaGAAGAAATTCACATTCAATCACATATAATGGAATGCAGATTATCTAGGCAAAAAGACAATGCAGCAGGTAATGAGGGCATAAAACTACTTATGCTAGTAAATGTCACTGACTAGACCAACGTTAGCCATGAATATCATGAATAACATTTTCTCTCATCTTTAATATCTCATCATTGCTAAgcatttttcccttttcctaAAACTATACCAAGAAAccacaaataacaaatacatttttctgctATAACATAGCTAGATAGCCAACTGTCACTTCAGATGTCAGTCACTGCTGCTAGTCTAACTTGCACTGGAAGCATTTCTCACTATGGTCAGAAGATGTTCAGTGTTCCCCAAGTGCCGGCTGCCAGCTAAACGGCACGTGTAGCTGGCCGGCTACTCTATAAAACATCattatatctttaaaaatatattttcaattgtaTTCAATTGTATCTGTaataatagcctaataataCTGTCCGCTGCCAACTGCATTGTCACACGCTAGTTTCATGAATCAATGTGACGTTAATTATGTGCTCTCTTGGGAGAGAGGAACGTGCCACTCTCTGCGCTGACAGCTTGTCATTTTCTCCGCAAACGTATTATTCTATTTTCTGTAGGCCATTTCACATAGTTATAAGCCAGCTAGGCAACACATTAAGTTCCATCAGCATTTACCTGGTTAGCAAACTACCCTGAACAGTAAAATAGTTGTAATGTTAGAAGAATAAAGTAAACCATATTATAAGCTATACAATCCCTAAGGTTAGCTACTACTATCCTATATCATGATCCATTTCATAGCCTGGAGGGTAGCTAACTTTACAATTGGCTACTCTGACACATTCTTGAACAGTTTGCTGACCGAGGGTAACACCATCTTAATTAACATTGATATTAATAAGAACATAGGCTACGGTGCAAACTGTTACAGGTCACTGGCTAAACGTTAACTGCAAGATATAGATATACTAGATCAATTCATTTTTAAGATCCGATTTGTGCACTCCGCAACATATGAGACTTCAGGGGCTGAACATCAGGCAAAACGTTAGTTTATTATTTGTCCAGCATAGAAAGGCGAAGTTAGGCAATTGCAAAATGGAGGAgttaatataaatgttaatataaACCTTATCTAATTCTCCAAttcatgaaattgaaattccGTTAAATTCATTAGCCATCACAAAATGAAAGATTTGATGAAAGTAAAAGCAAAGGCAATCAACATTGTAAAGCTACTTTGCTTTTTAAGCTATAAACGAACAGGAAAAACACAGTATCCACTTTGTCTCCATTGGATTTGGCGTTGAACAAAGTAACGTTATTGCATCCGTTATGGCAATTCAGCGAAACCATGCATCATTTGGTGTTGCAGAAAATGTcttaaatacaatttatgtagcctatagaaTGTAATATATAAGTGTGCATATGATTTAGGCTACTTAACAGAGGCATTAAGAAAGAGTTCAATTGATTCATCAGTGACTATGAATTGGCAAACCAAATTTGATTGGTACTTAATTCAGATTTTACCAATAggatattttattaaacaattGAGTGATTCCAATTGTGTCCTAAATTCATGTGAAGAATATGAACGATTAAATATCATACTGgaatggtttttggttttgtagaGGGAGATCAGTCAGCCTCCACACCAGAGCCAGTCAGGCCCCagtcagcctcacagacagacccacagagAGCCCCAAAGCCAGCTCCACAGAGAGCCCCAAAGCCAGCtccacagagagccccaatcccagcctcacagagagcctccatgcagtgcagagatagaggaggaagaagcccaACCCCGAATAAACAAATCagttattgttcaatatcattCAAGTGAAACATCTTTTAGGTAATGCTTTGTAAAAGCATGTAtgtccagagcgacatacagttgattagacaaagcggGAGACAGTCCAGggatgtgcggatcttattgtggcgacacaatcaaaccactgaccttgcatgtcccagtcatgtaccttagccactatgct from Conger conger chromosome 14, fConCon1.1, whole genome shotgun sequence encodes:
- the LOC133109869 gene encoding gastrula zinc finger protein XlCGF28.1-like, translating into MMQTGVCLRQDTETTLPELTEQHRIRLKEEELGGLVHMAESETCAAAGLNTLEPECVTAHSGVSDVHHTHTSLIKTETDLGSPHTGDLSTKSLDSTELGYITHLHPDQIKVEDDDEGYLQAEHISDLQDIKCVIIGSDEMKWESSESSVSDLMMNGAAGDHSDQTGQTHTAEKPYKCTHCEKCFNVKSGLNRHLKIHTTEKPYKCTQCEKCFSRKSYLHSHQRIMHTDEKPFKCTLCEKCFSTISHLNTHQRIHTGEKPYKCTVCGMCFSTISHLNTHQRIHTGEKPYKCTNCEKCFNTKSGLNRHVRIHTGEKSFECTQCGKCFSTVSYLNSHLIIHTGKKPFKCYQCGLCFSRKSNLYSHQITHTDEKPYKCTWCEKWFNSKSGLNKHQRIHTGEKPYTCSECGKCFSRISNLNSHLIIHTGEKPYTCTQCGKCFSRISNLNSHRMMHTGEKPFTCIYCGKCFPNISNLNRHKMIHTAY